GGACGTTTTGTGGCAAGTACCATTTGGGAAAACAAAATCCAACATCATGTAGCAAATAGTGACTTTGCTGTTTTATATAGAACCAATGCCCAATCGCGTGCTATAGAAGATGCCTTAAGAAAGCGTGATATTCCATATAGAATTTATGGTGGTTTGTCTTTCTATCAACGAAAGGAAATAAAAGACGTTTTGTCATATTTGCGATTGATTATAAATCCTGCCGATGAAGAAGCTTTAAAGCGGGTTATTAATTTTCCACCACGGGGCATAGGTGATACAACCATAGATAAGTTAGTCGTAGCAGCCAACGGCTATAAGCGTTCTATTTTTGAGGTAATGAAAAACATCGATAAAACCGATGTAAAAATAAATTCGGGAACGAAAGGAAAGCTTCAGGATTTTGTGACCATGATTGAAAGCTATCAGGTGCTAAATCAAACTGCCGATGTTTTTGAATTGGCAGAACATGTTACCAGAACCAGCGGATTGATTAGGGAGTTTAAAAAGGATGGTACCCCTGAAGGTGTTACCAGAATGGAAAATATTGAGGAACTTTTAAATGGTATGAAAGACTTTGTGGAAGGCCAAAAAGAATTGGCTGACACCACAGGTAATTTAGCAGAGTTTTTAGAGGATGTAGCCTTGGCAACCGATTTGGATGCTGATAAAGGCGATAGTGACCACGTAGCATTAATGACCATACATTTAGCTAAAGGTTTGGAGTTCCCGTATGTGTTTGTAGTTGGATTGGAAGAGGATTTATTCCCGAGTGCCATGAGTATGGGGACACGCAGTGAATTGGAAGAAGAGCGCCGTTTGTTTTATGTCGCCTTAACACGTGCCGAAAAACAAGCCTATTTAACCTATGCGTTGTCGCGCTACCGTTGGGGGAAATTAGTAGATTCTGAACCAAGTCGTTTTATAGAAGAAATTGATGAGCAATATTTAGAAATAACAACCCCAATTGAAGAACATCGTTTTAACCCCATGTTGGACGCCGATATTTTTGGTGATGTAGAACCAAATAAAATTAGGTTTAAACCTGCGAAACAAGCTGTGTTAAAAAAGGGTGGTTCAACGAAAGAAGAACCTGTTAAGTTTCAGGTTACCACACCTAAAAATTTAAAGCCTGTAACAGCAACAGATAGCAATACCAATTTATTCGATAGTAAATTAGTGGTAGGTAATCTGGTTAAACACATGCGTTTTGGTACGGGTGAAGTTTTAAAAATAGAAGGAACAGGTGCCGATGTGAAGGCCGAAATTAAATTTCAGCACGGAGGCATTAAAAAATTATTGTTACGTTTTGCTAAGTTGGAAATAATAGGGTAATTTTAAGCAATGGCTGAGTTTATTAGAATATACGAAGAAAATCCCAATCCAAAAGAAATTGATCGGGTGGTTGCTGTTCTAAAACGAGGCGGGTTGATTATTTATCCAACCGATACGGTTTATGGTTTGGGATGTGATATTAATAATTTAAGAGCGCTTGAACGGGTGGCGCAAATAAGAGGCGTTAAGCTAGAAAAAGCCAATTTTTCGTTTGTTTGTCATGATTTAAGCCATTTAAGCGATTATGTAAAACAAATCGATACAGCGACTTTTAAAATATTAAAACGCGCACTTCCGGGACCTTACACATTTATTCTTCCGGGCTCTAACAGTTTGCCAAATCCATTTAAAAAGAAAAAAACGGTAGGTATCCGTATTCCTGCCAATAATATTGCATTGGAAATCGTAAAGAAACTGGGGAATCCCATAATTTCAACGTCTATTCATGATGATGACGCCGTTATTGAATATACCACCGACCCCGAACTTATTTTAGAAAAATGGGATAATTTGGTCGATTTGGTTATTGATGGTGGTTATGGTGATAACTATGCTTCTACGGTTATCGATTTATCGGAAGATGAACCCGTTGTTATTAGGGAAGGAAAGGGGAGTTTGGAGATATTTTAATCGCTAATACTTTAGAAATGAAAAACAATCAAATAAATTATATTGAATTCAAAGCTGCTAATCTCGAAGAAATCAAAGTGTTTTATAGCAAATGTTTTAATTGGGTTTTTACGGATTATGGATCAAATTATATAGCTTTTTCTGAAAGTGGTTTAGATGGTGGATTTGAAAAAACGGATTCAAAAATCGTGAATGGAGCATTAGTTGTTCTATATCATGAAGATTTAAGTTTGATTAAAAATAATGTTGTTCAATTTGGAGGTAACATATCAAAAGATATTTTTTCATTTCCAGGAGGAAGACGATTTCATTTTTTAGACCCAGCGGGTAATGAACTAGCTGTTTGGTCTGATAAATAAAACAAGAAAGCCTCCACTATCGCGATCGTCCCGCTCGTGACGGTATTACTCATGCATACTACATTATAATTAATGAAATCGTGAATGCTTCGCATTTGAAGTAAAAAGCCCACAGCGAAGTACGAGAGCGGACTTGTAACCTTTCGTAAGCTCCGCTTTTATCTTCAAATAAAAATATATTTTCATTTTCGATAATGTTCAAGATAAACTCCTAGCCGGGCCTTTAGGTAACGCCATTTTCAGCACAAAAAAAAGCCCAACCTTTCAGTTGAGCTTTCTTATTTATTTTTAAATTCTAATTATTTTTGAACAGAAAGGTTTTTCATTTCTTTTTCAACCATATCATAGAATTGGTCAATTTTAGGAAGCACTACAATACGAGTACGTCTGTTTTTTGCTCTGTTTTCAGCAGTGTTGTTGTCCACTAAAGGCACATAATCAGCACGTCCAGCAGCAATTAACTGAGCAGGGTTTACACCAAGTGTTTGTAATACTCTAATAATTGAAGTAGAGCGCTTAACACTTAAATCCCAGTTATCAACTAGAACACCACTTGAATAAGGAACGTTATCGGTGTGACCTTCAACCATACATTCGAAATCCGGTTTGCCGTTTACTACTTTTGCAACTTTAGCGAGTACTTCTTTAGCTCTTGAAGTGACGATGTAGCTGCCACTTTGGAATAATAATTTATCGGAAATAGAAATGAATACTACACCTTTTTCAACATTGATTTCAATGTCCGGATCGTTGATGCCTACTTCACGTTTTAAGCTAGTTACTACAGCAAGTGTAATACTGTCTTTTTTAGTTAAAGCATCTTGTAGACGTGTAATTTTCATATCTTTTTCTTTGATGCTTTCTAGAGTTTTCTCTATGTTGCTAGCTCCTTTTGAAGATAATATTTGTAAGTTGTCATTGCTTTTTCTTAAATCGGCAACTTGTTCTTCTAAAGTAGTTGCTCTTGCTGTTGCAGCAGCTCTATCTTCTAAACATGTATTTAATTTAACTGTTGCAGAATTCAATAAATCTTGAGATTCTTTGTATTTTGCTTCAAGGTCTGTAAATTGTTTTTTAGAAACGCACGAGCTCAATAAAAACATCGTCGATAAGCTAAGTAATAAGATTTTCTTCATAATTATTTAAGGGTTTTATATTTCTCTATATTTGTGCAAAAATATGTAAAAAAGAGCTGTTAATAGTATTTTAACAAAACTTTTGCAAACAATTTATCAACTTTTATAGTTTACGTTACTATTTACGAAATAATCTAAAACAATGGATGTTTTTTGATAATAGATTATTTTGTTTTTTACTGACTTTCTTTGTCTTAAGAGTTGTTTTAAATGCGCGTAAAAACTAAAGTGTGCTTTTAAGACAGCCAGGGTATGTTTTGGTTTTAGTTCTACTAAAAATTTAATTCCTGCAATGCCATCTAAAACCAAGCGTATTAAGATAATAAGGAAAATATTACCCTTTGCATTTTTGGTTAATGTATATAAACTATTCCTGAAATTAAGAAATGTTTTTTTTGGGTTGGCATTGTTAAGGGTAGCTCCACCAACATGATAAATGGTAGATTGCCCAACATATTTAACAGCATAGCCTAAGTTTTTTGCCCGCCAGCACAAATCTATTTCTTCCATGTGGGCAAAAAACGCTTCGTCTAAGCCGTTTAGTTCGTTAAACACGTACTTTCTAATAAATAAGCAAGCACCCGATGCCCAAAATACTTCGGTAGTATCGTTATACTGTCCGTTATCTTTTTCAATGGTATTGAAAATTCGACCTCTGCAATAGGGGTAGCCATATTTATCGATAAATCCTCCTGCGGCACCAGCATATTCAAAATAATCTCTCTTGTTAAAATCTAATAATTTGGGCTGAATGATGGCTGTGTTGAATTCGTTAGTAAAGGTTTCAATAATTGGTGAGAGCCAATTTACTGTAACTTCAACATCACTATTAAGAAGACAGAAAATATCGGCTTCAATATGTTTTAGCGCGTCGTTATAGCCTTTTGCGTATCCACCATTTTCTTTATTCTGAATTATTTCAATTAATGGAAAGGCTGTTTTTACAAAACTCACAGAATCATCGGTAGAAGCATTGTCTGCCACATAAACAGTAGCTTCTTTAGAATATTCAATTACGGAAGGTAAAAACTGTTCTAATAGTTTTTTTCCGTTCCAGTTTAGTATAACAATAGCTATTTTTAATTCTGCCACAGCGTCATTATTAATTATTCATTATTAATTATTCATTATAATTTGGAATGTCTTTTAAAAAGTCATAACGTTCATTTTTAAAGTCCATTTGGCAATAATAATGATTTAATCCGTTAGTTACCATTAAATAACTAGCGCTCAGCACGCGATTGTATTGTGCTATTTGGTCGAATGTTTGTTGATTTACCGTAATTGATGGCGCTTTGCATTCTACAATTAAATGGATATTTCCGTCGGTATTAAAAACCACAATATCGTAACGCTTTTTTAAATCGTTAACAATCAGTTCTTTTTCAATATTTATTAAAGATTTCGGGTATCCTTTTTCTTCAATTAAATATAAAATACAATGTTGGCGTACCCATTCTTCAGGTTGTAAAATCACAAATTTTTTGCGTATGCAATCGAAAATAGAAATTTTATTTTCGCTATTTTTGAATCGAAACGGAAACTTTGGAAAATTAAGCTCTAGCAACATCGTTGTATTTAGTTTTCAAAGTTAAGCTTCAATAATCAAATACCAAATCTTGAAAAGTATAAATATTGGGTTTTGGAATTTATAATTTGAATTTTTTCAATTTTGGACGAAGTAAAACAATTAGTTACCGACATAAAAAACGGAAAGTTAAGACCCATTTATTTTTTAATGGGTGAAGAACCTTATTATATTGATAAAATTTCAGATTTTATTGAAGATACTGTTTTAGCCGAAGAAGAGCGTGGATTTAACCAAATGGTATTGTATGGGCGCGACGTTACTGTAGAAGATGTGGTCAGTAATGCCAAACGCTATCCTATGATGGCAGAATACCAAGTGATCATTGTAAAAGAAGCTCAAGATTTATCCCGTAGTATAGAAAAGTTGGCGGATTATGCCAAACAACCGCAACCCACAACTATTTTAGTTTTTAATTATAAGTATAAAACCATTGATAAGCGTAAATCGCTTTATAAAACCCTTCAAAAAAGTGGGATAGTTTACGAAAGTAAAAAACTGTACGAGAATCAGGTTGCCGATTGGATTCGACGCGTTTTGTCTTCCAAAAATTACACCATTGCGCCAAAAGCAGCCCAAATGCTCGTGGAGTTTTTAGGAACCGATTTAAGTAAAATAAGTAATGAACTAGATAAACTTCAAATAATATTACCAAAAGGCACCCAAATTACGCCCGAGCATATCGAGGAAAACATCGGTATAAGCAAAGACTTTAATAATTTTGAATTACGCCATGCCATTGGTGAAAAAAATGCTCTTAAAGCTTATAGAATTGTTAATTATTTCGCCGAAAATCCTAAGGACAATCCCATGGTTGTTACCGTGTCTTTATTGTTTAGTTTTTTTTCGCAATTGCTTCATTTTCATGGTCTGGAAGATAAATCGCCTCGACATGTTGCTTCAGCATTAAAAGTGAATCCGTATTTTGTTAACGACTATGTTACAGCTGCAAGAAATTACCCCATGAGGAAAGTAAGCGAAGTTGTTTCAACCCTTAGGGAGTTTGATGTTAAAAGCAAAGGTGTTGGTTCTAATGCCGTTCCGCAAGGCGATTTATTAAAAGAGTTATTGGTAAAAATATTATCTTAGTGGTTAAATAATTTAAATCATTAGTGTCCGATTAAAGATTCAAGACCGTTTTGGTAAAAGAAAATAGACTATAGAATAAAGAAAATAGAATATTAGACTAAATGAGAACAAATTGATTTGCTTTTTTGTTTTTTATTAATCGCTAAGTAACTAATTATTGCAAAAAGTTAGGCCACAAATCAATAATCTCTTTGAAAGGCCATTATCAATGCGTTTGCAGTGAATTGTAAACCTTTTATCGGATAACAATGACAATAAATATAAACAGATAAAACATCCATAACTAAGTTTATGTCAAATACAGGAATTATTATATGGATGTAACATCTGACAAATTAAAAACAATAAATAAAAACAGATGAAAACATATCAACTTTTATTGCTATTTGGTATTGTGGTTTTAATTTCTTGTAAAAAAAACAAAAAAGAAACCATAGTACAAGAGCCTATTAAAACAGAAATAGTTTTAACCAAGCTATGGGAAACAGATACATTGCTTAAAACCTGTGAAGCTGTTAGATATCACAAAGAAAAAGGAGTCATTTATGTTTCCAATATAGGAAATGTGCCCCCAAGTGAAAAAGATGGGGATGGTAGTATGTCTATAATCAATCTGAAGGGTGAGATTATTAATCAGAATTGGGTAACAGGAATGAACGCTCCTAAAGGCATCCATTTTTATAATGACAAACTGTATGTTACAGATATTGATGCCATTGTTAAAATAGATATAAAATCGGGTGCTATTGATAAACGAATTGCTGTTGAAAACGCTATTTTTTTAAATGATTTGGATATAGACACGAGTGGTGATGTGTATTTTACAGATTCCAGTGATAGCAAAATTTACAAACTTGTAAATGATGAAGTCTCATTATGGTTGGATTTAGAAGACATGAATCCTAACGGCATACTTGTTGAAAAAGATCGAATTCTAGTAGTTTCATTTAGCAAAGGCGATTTTATAGCTATTGATAAAACAACAAAGAAACCCAGTGTTCTAGCTACGGGCATTGTTAAGGGTGATGGTATTGTGCCAATTAAAGAAGGGTATTTGGTTTCCACATGGCCTGGTGAGCTGTTTTTTGTTGATAAAAAACATCAAGGTGAAACAGCCAACAAAATATTAGATACTAAAGAAGAGAAACTTAACGCTGCCGATATTTCTATAATCCCCGAAGAAAACATCCTTTTAGTACCAACATTTTTTGGAAATAAGGTGGTTGCTTATAAAATTGGTAATGAACTCATTTAAACTTTTTTAATTGAAGTGAAAATTTAACCTTTCGCCAGCGGCTCGTTCGCTAAAATAATCCACTGGGTTATTTTTACGTTCCGCCCTATGCTCTTGGTTGAAGGCTTTCTTCAGTTGTACTAGGCCTACGGAACGAAGAAAAAGCAGGACAGAGCGTTAAGAAACAGTTCTATAGACTGTTTTAGTGAAATCGAAGATTCGGCGTAGCCAATGGACCGGGCGGGAGGCGCATGGACAAAAAAGGACAATTTTTTAGCCAATTGTGAAAAGTCTAAACGAGTTCTATAAATAAACCGAAATAGTCATCATGATCATTGTGAAAATCAATAAAATGATAACCAATGGCATGACGAATTTCAGCCATTTATCATAGCCTACTTTTACAATGGCTAATGAAGCTAAAATTAACCCCGTTGGATTTATAAAAGCAAATAAGCCCATCCCGTATTGATAGGCATTCACTATGAGTTCTCTTCCAATGCCAACACCATCGGCTAATGGAGACATAATAGGCATGGTTAAAACCGCCATGCCAGAAGATGATGGAATGAAAAACGATAATCCACCATAAATATAAAGCATGGCGTTAATAAAAACACCTTTATTCATACCATTTGTGGCATTGCTTGCATAAAACAGTAGTGTATCACTTATTTGTCCATCATTCATTAATATGGTAATACCTCGGGCTATTCCTATGATAATGGCAACACCAAGCAAATCGCTAGCGCCTTTAACAAATAGATCAACAAAGGTATATTCGTCAATTTTGGCTAAAAATCCAATCAGTACTGCACCTGATAAAAACACAACGGTCATTTCTAAAAACCACCATTCTAATTGAGACACGCCATAAATCATGACAACAAAGGACATGGCAAATACAAAGAGGATAAGTCGTAAACGGGTAGATAGTTTAACTGTGGAATTTGTTGTATTGCCAAACAGGGCCTCTATGGCTTCTTTTTGACTAAAAATAACAGATTTTGAAGGGTCGTTTTTTACGCGTTGTGCATATCTAATGGTGTAAAGAATACAGATAAGTGTTCCTAAAATCAGCATAATAAAACGCCCTATTAATCCAGTAGTCCAGTTAATACCTGCGGCATCAGAAGCTATAATGGTACTAAATGGATTGGTTGTAGAGCACATGGTGCCAATAGACGATCCTAAATAAATACAGGCTAACGCTACCATGGCATCATATTTTGCAGCCAAAAATATAGGAATAAGTATGGGGTAAAAGGCGATGGTTTCCTCAGCTAACCCAAAAGTGGTGCCTCCAATGGCAATTAATACGGTTACCAGTAGAATTAAAATAAATTCTTTACCTTTTAATGTTTCGGCAAGCCAAGAAATACCCGCATCAAAAGCACCTGTAAAATTCATTATTCCAATTAAACCTCCTATAAACAAAACTAGAAAAATAATGTCGGCAGCTTCAATAATACCTTTTATGGGTGATTGTATAAAGGCTAAAAACCCTTGAGGTTTTGCTTTAACTTTGTGGTAGGTATTTGGGATGCTAATGGGTTTCCAAATATCACCATTTGTAAATTTCTCTATGGGGATTTTAATTTGTAAGGCATCTAAAGTTTCTTGTGTAGCGGCTAAAGTTTCCTTTTTCTCTAAACTTGTTCTTGTAAAGGTATTTTCAGCTTTATTATAAGCTAAAGAATCAAATTTTCCTGAAGGAACGATCCAAGTTAAAATAGCCACCAAACCAGCAATAATAATGAGTATGGTTTGTGCCGTTGGGAATTTTAATTTTTTCAATCGTAAATTATTTTAATAAGACTAAAGATAGTACTATTTTAGTTCCATTTTATATTTGTATCTATGAATGTTGATATACACGAAAGTTGGAAGCCTTACTTAAAAGCAGAGTTTGATAAGCCTTACTTTAAGGGATTGGCACATTTTGTAAAAACTGAATATAGAAATTATACTTGTTTTCCTCCAGGAGCTCAAATTTTTAACGCCTTTAATCATTGCCATTTTGAAGATGTTAAAGTGGTGATTATAGGTCAAGACCCATATCATGATATAGGACAAGCCCATGGTTTGTGTTTTTCTGTAAATGATGGTATTAAACACCCACCATCTTTAATTAATATTTTTAAAGAAATTGAAACAGATTTAAAAATTCCATACCCTAAAAGTGGAAATTTAATGAGATGGGCAGAT
This genomic window from Mariniflexile sp. TRM1-10 contains:
- a CDS encoding ATP-dependent helicase, with amino-acid sequence MEKYLSQLNEAQLEPTIQKDGPMIIIAGAGSGKTRVLTYRIAYLMSEGVDPFNILSLTFTNKAAREMKERIATIVGTSEAKNLWMGTFHSVFAKILRIEADKLGYPSNFTIYDTQDSDRLISSIIKEMNLDKDIYKYKQVRSRISSYKNSLITVRAYFQNPELIEADTMARRPRLGDIYKEYVERCFKAGAMDFDDLLLKTNELLTRFPEVLMKYQNRFKYILVDEYQDTNHSQYLIVRALSDKFQNICVVGDDAQSIYAFRGANINNILNFQKDYDDVKVFRLEQNYRSTKNIVNAANSIIDKNQTKLDKVVWTANDEGEKIVVNRSLTDGDEGRFVASTIWENKIQHHVANSDFAVLYRTNAQSRAIEDALRKRDIPYRIYGGLSFYQRKEIKDVLSYLRLIINPADEEALKRVINFPPRGIGDTTIDKLVVAANGYKRSIFEVMKNIDKTDVKINSGTKGKLQDFVTMIESYQVLNQTADVFELAEHVTRTSGLIREFKKDGTPEGVTRMENIEELLNGMKDFVEGQKELADTTGNLAEFLEDVALATDLDADKGDSDHVALMTIHLAKGLEFPYVFVVGLEEDLFPSAMSMGTRSELEEERRLFYVALTRAEKQAYLTYALSRYRWGKLVDSEPSRFIEEIDEQYLEITTPIEEHRFNPMLDADIFGDVEPNKIRFKPAKQAVLKKGGSTKEEPVKFQVTTPKNLKPVTATDSNTNLFDSKLVVGNLVKHMRFGTGEVLKIEGTGADVKAEIKFQHGGIKKLLLRFAKLEIIG
- a CDS encoding L-threonylcarbamoyladenylate synthase; translated protein: MAEFIRIYEENPNPKEIDRVVAVLKRGGLIIYPTDTVYGLGCDINNLRALERVAQIRGVKLEKANFSFVCHDLSHLSDYVKQIDTATFKILKRALPGPYTFILPGSNSLPNPFKKKKTVGIRIPANNIALEIVKKLGNPIISTSIHDDDAVIEYTTDPELILEKWDNLVDLVIDGGYGDNYASTVIDLSEDEPVVIREGKGSLEIF
- a CDS encoding VOC family protein translates to MKNNQINYIEFKAANLEEIKVFYSKCFNWVFTDYGSNYIAFSESGLDGGFEKTDSKIVNGALVVLYHEDLSLIKNNVVQFGGNISKDIFSFPGGRRFHFLDPAGNELAVWSDK
- a CDS encoding OmpA/MotB family protein, with protein sequence MKKILLLSLSTMFLLSSCVSKKQFTDLEAKYKESQDLLNSATVKLNTCLEDRAAATARATTLEEQVADLRKSNDNLQILSSKGASNIEKTLESIKEKDMKITRLQDALTKKDSITLAVVTSLKREVGINDPDIEINVEKGVVFISISDKLLFQSGSYIVTSRAKEVLAKVAKVVNGKPDFECMVEGHTDNVPYSSGVLVDNWDLSVKRSTSIIRVLQTLGVNPAQLIAAGRADYVPLVDNNTAENRAKNRRTRIVVLPKIDQFYDMVEKEMKNLSVQK
- a CDS encoding glycosyltransferase family 2 protein gives rise to the protein MAELKIAIVILNWNGKKLLEQFLPSVIEYSKEATVYVADNASTDDSVSFVKTAFPLIEIIQNKENGGYAKGYNDALKHIEADIFCLLNSDVEVTVNWLSPIIETFTNEFNTAIIQPKLLDFNKRDYFEYAGAAGGFIDKYGYPYCRGRIFNTIEKDNGQYNDTTEVFWASGACLFIRKYVFNELNGLDEAFFAHMEEIDLCWRAKNLGYAVKYVGQSTIYHVGGATLNNANPKKTFLNFRNSLYTLTKNAKGNIFLIILIRLVLDGIAGIKFLVELKPKHTLAVLKAHFSFYAHLKQLLRQRKSVKNKIIYYQKTSIVLDYFVNSNVNYKS
- a CDS encoding type I restriction enzyme HsdR N-terminal domain-containing protein, giving the protein MLELNFPKFPFRFKNSENKISIFDCIRKKFVILQPEEWVRQHCILYLIEEKGYPKSLINIEKELIVNDLKKRYDIVVFNTDGNIHLIVECKAPSITVNQQTFDQIAQYNRVLSASYLMVTNGLNHYYCQMDFKNERYDFLKDIPNYNE
- the holA gene encoding DNA polymerase III subunit delta, translating into MDEVKQLVTDIKNGKLRPIYFLMGEEPYYIDKISDFIEDTVLAEEERGFNQMVLYGRDVTVEDVVSNAKRYPMMAEYQVIIVKEAQDLSRSIEKLADYAKQPQPTTILVFNYKYKTIDKRKSLYKTLQKSGIVYESKKLYENQVADWIRRVLSSKNYTIAPKAAQMLVEFLGTDLSKISNELDKLQIILPKGTQITPEHIEENIGISKDFNNFELRHAIGEKNALKAYRIVNYFAENPKDNPMVVTVSLLFSFFSQLLHFHGLEDKSPRHVASALKVNPYFVNDYVTAARNYPMRKVSEVVSTLREFDVKSKGVGSNAVPQGDLLKELLVKILS
- a CDS encoding SMP-30/gluconolactonase/LRE family protein is translated as MKTYQLLLLFGIVVLISCKKNKKETIVQEPIKTEIVLTKLWETDTLLKTCEAVRYHKEKGVIYVSNIGNVPPSEKDGDGSMSIINLKGEIINQNWVTGMNAPKGIHFYNDKLYVTDIDAIVKIDIKSGAIDKRIAVENAIFLNDLDIDTSGDVYFTDSSDSKIYKLVNDEVSLWLDLEDMNPNGILVEKDRILVVSFSKGDFIAIDKTTKKPSVLATGIVKGDGIVPIKEGYLVSTWPGELFFVDKKHQGETANKILDTKEEKLNAADISIIPEENILLVPTFFGNKVVAYKIGNELI
- a CDS encoding YfcC family protein gives rise to the protein MKKLKFPTAQTILIIIAGLVAILTWIVPSGKFDSLAYNKAENTFTRTSLEKKETLAATQETLDALQIKIPIEKFTNGDIWKPISIPNTYHKVKAKPQGFLAFIQSPIKGIIEAADIIFLVLFIGGLIGIMNFTGAFDAGISWLAETLKGKEFILILLVTVLIAIGGTTFGLAEETIAFYPILIPIFLAAKYDAMVALACIYLGSSIGTMCSTTNPFSTIIASDAAGINWTTGLIGRFIMLILGTLICILYTIRYAQRVKNDPSKSVIFSQKEAIEALFGNTTNSTVKLSTRLRLILFVFAMSFVVMIYGVSQLEWWFLEMTVVFLSGAVLIGFLAKIDEYTFVDLFVKGASDLLGVAIIIGIARGITILMNDGQISDTLLFYASNATNGMNKGVFINAMLYIYGGLSFFIPSSSGMAVLTMPIMSPLADGVGIGRELIVNAYQYGMGLFAFINPTGLILASLAIVKVGYDKWLKFVMPLVIILLIFTMIMMTISVYL
- a CDS encoding uracil-DNA glycosylase, which gives rise to MNVDIHESWKPYLKAEFDKPYFKGLAHFVKTEYRNYTCFPPGAQIFNAFNHCHFEDVKVVIIGQDPYHDIGQAHGLCFSVNDGIKHPPSLINIFKEIETDLKIPYPKSGNLMRWADQGVLLLNATLTVRAHQAGSHQNKGWELFTNAVIKTISDEKENVVFLLWGGFAKQKAKLIDVKKHKILASGHPSPLSANRGYWFGNRHFSKTNSLLEQAFLEPVQW